In a single window of the Montipora capricornis isolate CH-2021 chromosome 11, ASM3666992v2, whole genome shotgun sequence genome:
- the LOC138022893 gene encoding tachykinin-like peptides receptor 86C, with product MTSQGSLAFEIVTPLIIAAGLIGNFIVCLLVVKDKKIRRTPFNYLLLNLAVSDLLCTIFGGLFFASEIQNRYFSNGTPLPKTFERIVCKIGTVCIAFTTNNSVLTLAAISTDRYYAVVHPWRHKTVITTRKICTSLVAIWLVSAITSIPFAVIVSGIPHAVRSNSSVTICFQHLLEKNSLKPVAFADLIVAYIIPMAIILRTSFAVIKHLWCECSCVNGRKKQEWSQSIIKSRKRITRIIFSIVIAFNIFWLPWAILEGSLLIGAIRQVGDTVFITMFLLIMASASVNPPLYSFQSRQFRDAVKKMCCTKYRFKVHNI from the coding sequence ATGACATCACAAGGGTCACTGGCTTTCGAAATTGTTACACCATTAATCATTGCTGCTGGTTTGATTGGAAATTTTATCGTCTGTCTTCTCGTTGTCAAGGACAAGAAGATACGGAGAACTCCTTTTAATTACCTCCTTCTGAATTTAGCTGTGTCAGACTTGCTGTGCACGATATTCGGCGGTTTGTTCTTTGCCAGTGAGATACAAAATCGTTATTTTAGCAACGGGACCCCCCTGCCGAAAACATTTGAGAGAATTGTCTGTAAAATCGGAACAGTCTGTATTGCGTTTACCACGAATAATTCCGTCTTAACTCTGGCCGCAATTTCAACGGACAGATATTATGCTGTTGTTCACCCGTGGCGACACAAAACAGTGATAACAACGCGAAAAATATGCACTAGTCTTGTGGCAATATGGCTCGTGTCGGCTATAACAAGCATACCATTCGCTGTCATCGTGTCTGGCATACCGCATGCAGTCCGATCTAATTCTTCCGTGACGATCTGTTTTCAACATCTCTTGGAAAAGAACAGTTTGAAACCAGTGGCTTTTGCTGATCTTATCGTTGCCTACATCATACCAATGGCGATTATTCTGCGAACGTCCTTTGCGGTCATCAAACATTTATGGTGTGAATGCTCATGTGTCAATGGGCGTAAAAAACAAGAATGGAGTCAGTCTATCATAAAATCTCGTAAACGAATTACCAGGATTATTTTTAGCATTGTCATTGCTTTCAACATCTTTTGGCTGCCTTGGGCAATCCTAGAGGGTTCGCTTTTGATTGGTGCAATTCGCCAAGTTGGTGATACGGTCTTTATCACGATGTTTCTGTTGATTATGGCAAGCGCAAGTGTAAACCCTCCACTTTACTCGTTTCAAAGCCGGCAGTTTAGAGACGCCGTAAAGAAAATGTGCTGTACAAAGTATCGTTTTAAAGTTCATAACATCTAA